The DNA segment GCGTCTGATAGGTACTACTCCTGCCGAATATCGAAAGATGGGAGGATTAATATAGTTATACAACATGATTTCTCATATGGCTTATATGAATGGTTGGATAAGATTATGAGATTAAGTCTTTTGTGTCTGATTATTAGGTAATAAGAAAGGTGTTGTTCGTTTGGTAGTGTAAGAGTCTAAATAAGTGTTAAATCGTAAATAATAAGTGGTATTTTTTTTTAATCTGAAAAAATATGAACAATTTTGCACACGTTTAAATCGGTTGGGTTGCAATGAGTTTATACTTAATTGATTGAAAAGTTATTATGTAAGATTATTTTCTAAAAACTATATTTTAATTTGAATAAGATGATTAAAAGTCCACTTCAAATCGCACGCGAGAGTTACTCTCCAAAGTTGCCAAAGGCACTTAAAGGATCTGTAAAAATTGTAGAAGGAAAAAATACTGAGTCAGTCGCTGATCAGTCTGATATCCAAAAGCTTTTTCCTAATACATATGGAATGCCGGTATTAAGCTTCGAAGCAGGAGATTCTTCTGCAAACAACGAAGTAATGAACGTTGGTTTAATTTTATCTGGGGGACAGGCTCCTGGAGGGCATAATGTAATTTCAGGTATTTATGATGGCTTGAAAAAACTCAACCCGGCCAATAAAGTTTATGGTTTCCTGGGCGGTCCTGGTGGATTGGTTGATAATAAATATATGGAATTGACCGATGATATTGTTGATCATTATCGTAATACTGGTGGTTTCGATATCATTGGTTCTGGTCGTACTAAATTGGAAGAAGAGGCACAATTTGATAAAGGACTTGAGAATTGTAAGGCGCTAGGAATTAATGCTTTGGTTATTATTGGTGGTGATGATTCAAATACCAATGCTTGCGTTTTAGCAGAATATTATAAGCAAAAAAATGCAGGGGTTCAAGTTATTGGTTGTCCAAAAACAATTGATGGTGACCTTAAAAACGAAATGATTGAAACATCATTTGGTTTTGATACGGCTTGTAAAGTATATAGTGAGTTGATCGGTAATATTCAACGTGATGCTAATTCAGCAAAAAAATATTGGCACTTTATTAAATTGATGGGACGTTCTGCTTCTCATATTGCCTTGGAATGTGCACTGCAAACACAGCCTAATGTTACCATCATTTCTGAAGAGGTTGAAGCGAACAATATGACGCTTGACCAAGTGGTGGAATATATTGCTAATATTGTTGCTAAACGTGCTGCTAATGGTGAAAATTTCGGAACCGTTTTGATTCCAGAAGGATTGGTGGAATTTATTCCTGCCATGAAAAAATTGATTTCAGAATTGAACGACTTGTTGGCACATCATGAAGAGGAAGTGAATGCTTTTGAATCAAACAAAGAGAAGAGAGAGTTTGTAGTAACAAAATTAAGCCCTGAAATGGCTGAGGTTTTCAAAAGTCTTCCGAATACTTTCGCTAACCAGTTAATGTTAGACCGTGATCCACATGGAAATGTGCAGGTTTCTATGATTGAAACAGAAAAATTATTGATCGATATGGTGAAGGCAAAACTGAAAAAAATGAAGAAGGCAGGTCTTTATGCAGGTAAGTTCTCTGCACAAGGTCATTTCTTCGGTTATGAAGGACGTTGTGCTTCACCTTCTAATTTTGATGCCGATTATTGCTATTCATTGGGATATACCGCTTCTGTTCTGATCGCTGAAGGTAAAACGGGTTATATGGCTTCGGTTCGTAATTTAACGGCTTCTGCTGATGAGTGGATTGCTGGGGGAGTACCTGTAACTATGATGATGAACATGGAGCGCCGACATGGAGCAATGAAACCTGTGATTCAAAAGGCATTGGTTCTTTTAGATGGTGCACCATTTAAGGCTTTAGCCGATAATCGTGAAGATTGGGCAATTAATACAAAATATGTTTATCCTGGTCCTATTCAATATTTTGGACCAACCGAAGTTTGTGATTTGCCTACTAAAACATTGATTGAAGAAAGCAAATAAGCAACTCGTTTTTGTGATATAATAGACCTGCACTTTATAAGTGCGGGTTTTTTTATGTTCAATTTACTGTGGAAGACTTTTATTTACCAATCCAAATCGTTTAATTTGCAGCAGTAAACAACCAATTGGTATTTTAGCATTCATTAATATAGTCTCAAATGTCCAAAATTATAACACTATCCGAAGCTGCTTCTATTGCCTTGCATGGTATGGTTCTAGTTGCTAAAACTGACCATAAGTTAAATGTCAATCAGATTGCTGAAGTGATTGACAGTTCTAGGCATCATGTGGCCAAAGTATTTCAACGATTGGCAAAGGAACATTTTGTTGCCTCTAATAGGGGACCAAGTGGTGGGTTTGTTATGAAAAAAGACCCTAAGGATATTACTCTTTTGGAGTTGTATGAGGTCATTGAAGGTCCGGTTGAAGTTCAAGGTTGTCCTGGAAATAAAGAACGATGTCCGTTTGATAAATGTATCATGGGAGATTTGGCCGCAGCATTGGCGTGTGAGTTTCGAGATTTCTTGGCACGTCAAACTTTGGCCGATTATATTTGATTTTATTGATTGATTATGTTTATCGTAGCACACCCGATGGTGGCAGCTGTTTCGGTTCTTAATCGTTCTTTTCCCAGACTAATGGTTCTTATTTGATGCTCCATGGCCATGTTAATTTCTCGAGTAGAAAAGTCCCCTTCTGGCCCTATTAATATAATAGCATCTGTATGAGCTTTGTATGCTATTTTTAACAGCTCTTTGGGCAGCTCCTCACAATGTGCTATATAGCTGTTGCTGGCCGGTATTTTTTTTATAAATTCACTGAATCCAGTAAGTGTATTCAACTTAGGTGTGTATGCCTTCCGTGATTGTTTGGAGGCTGCTATTATAACTTTTTCTAATCTTTCTGGTTTTATTACCTTCCTTTCGGAACGATCGCATAAAAGTGGTGTAATCTCTTCAATACCCATTTCTGTTGCCTTTTCTAAAAACCACTCAAAACGATCTATGTTTTTTGTGGGCGCTACGGCCATGTGTATAGCATAAGGTCTTCGCTCTTCGTGTTTTGTTTTTTCTATGCTAAGTAGGCATTTCTTGGGATTTGCGTCTATAATTTTAGCAGAATATAAAGATCCTTTACCGTCCATCACCGAAATTAAATCTCCTACTTGGTGGCGTAATACACGAATGCAGTGTTTTGATTCATCTTGGGATAGACAATTGCCATTGCTTGAAAAATCGGGCTCGTAAAAAAGATACATTTTAAAGTTGTTTTAATATGCTATTGCTAAATGGCAACAAATATAATCCTTTTGATTTATTTAATTGAATCTCCTTTTAAGAATCATTTCTTTTATATCTACTCATATTTTACAAGTATATTCTAAGTGGTGATTATTGATTTTAAATTATAGTATCTCATATCCATATATTTTGTCTATTTGTTAAATGAATATCTCTTATATTTAATTAATACTTCTATATTTTTTAAATACGATTTCTAAGATTTAATTGAAGGTTTCTAAATATAAAAATGATTCAACATTCAAATATTAGATTCTTACATTAAAATTTAATATTGAATTTATTTGTTAAAATGAATTTTTTAATTTTATTTTGCTCAATGATTTAAAATTTCCTGACCTTTGAATTTAATTAGTCAAATACAATTAATTTATTATATGCATTATACTAAACATACTAAGCAGGAATATTTGTATAAGCTGAAGGATATTACATCGATGAGTGTAAATGTGGATGATATTCGTAAAGTAGTAGGGGGATATGGATATGACAGCAGAAAACTGGCAGAAGGCAAGAGATTAGCGGAAGGACTGGAACGTTTGAATAGTGAGGTGGCCAAGCAGAGTCTCGTGAAAAAACGAATGTTTGCAGAGAAGAAGAGAGTTCAAAATGAGGTGCATAAAAAATATATGAAATTTTTAAAGTTATCAAGAATTGCTTTTTCTGATGATGTGGAGGCGCAAGGGGCGCTATTATTGACCGGTGCCCGAGCAAGGACTTATGAAAAATGGATGACGCAGGTAAGTGTATTTGTTGATAATTTATTGGTAAATCGAAAATATATAAAAACATTGGAAGGGTTCGGTGTGAGTTGTAAAGAAATTGAGGATGTTAAAGTCCGTTTGAAACAACTGAATGCACTTTCATCGGAATGCGTTAAAATTACTGGAGTAGTGCGAATGCTCAATCATAAAGTAAAAAAGGATACGGTAGTAATGCAGCATTGGATAAGTAGTTACATTAAAGTTGCTCGAATTGCAATGGAAGAAAATCCGAAGGTGGGAAAGCTTATTAAGCAGGTGATAGGATAGGGCTTTGCTTGTTGATTTTTGGCCTGTGTTTCTTTCAGTATTTATTGGCTGAATTATAGTGTAGTGTTTGTAGGTACTGATAAATAGAATGTAAGCATTATAACTGGGTGATTGTTTATGGTTGGTTTTAAACATTGATTTTTGGTGATAGCATATCGAATATGCGTAGTTGACAAAAAAAAATATAGAATACCCAGGTATTGAAACTAATAAGCAGTTTGTTCGTAGAAAATGATAAAACTACCTTTGTTTTGTAAATGGTTGTTTTTATGTTGCATTAATATAGAAAACAGAGACTTGATTTGTTCTAAATGAACGGCAAGTTTTTTTATAAATAACAAAATGTCTATTGAAAGTAGATATTTATTGGAATTTGATATATTTATTGAACATTTAGGGTGAAAGATGAAAGATTTTGCCGTATACGTTACCTTTGGGGGACAATGGTGGCGTTTTGTTGTTCTGTTAATTCCTGATTTGTATTGAATTTTATTATTGAACCCAGGAGTCATTAATCATTATAGGATGAGAAAAATAAACCTTACACTATTCATTTATTTAGTATTAAATTTACTAGGTGTTTCGTCGGTTTCTTTTGGACAAACAACCGAAGAATTGCAAGCTTACTCTAAAGCTCAAGGTGATTTTTATCAAGATGCTTTTGAAAAGGGATTTCCTTCCTTAAAAGGAGCTGGAGGTTCGAATCCGAGTATTGCTGATAGCTACTGTTCGGAAACCGGGCAGGTTGATATTACGCCAGACAATTTGCCAGCAAATGCTGCTATAGTTACTTGGCAAATACGTACAGTGGTTGGAGGCGCTGAATATCATCCCGATTGGGGGGATGTTGTTGGTAGTGGTAGCTCTACTGTCCTGCAATTTCATACTGATAGAGTGGAATCTAAGTATTTCGGAAAAAGAATATATTTTGATTATTATATCTATGATTCTGGATATACTCCGCTTGTGGTTGGATCTGATTATACTTTTGTTTATCAAACACCTACATTGTTTGATTTAACCACTGTCGATTCTTCTATTTGTCCAGGGGAATCTGTCGTTTTAAAGTTAGAGGATTCTGAGTCAGGAATAGACTATCAATTAAAGGATTCGGATGATAATGATATCGGCTTTTTAATAAATGGAAGTGCTAGTGAAATAGAGTTTACTGTAAGTCCAAGTGTTAGTACAAGTTATTATGTAGCAGCAGTAAACTCTTTAAATAATTCGTGTTATAAGAAAATGAACGGGGATATACTTGTTACTGTTAATGATAACCCTGTTATCACTTCTTCAAGTTCTGATCCTGAAATTTGTTTAGGGAATTCATCTACTCTTAGTGCTACTACGGATATGGATCCTGATGTGGATTATATATGGGATGATGGAGCGGGAAACACGCATAGCGGTTCGACCTGGACCGTTACTCCAATTTCTACTACAACGTATACTGTAACGGCAACTAATAGAAATACAGGGTGTAGTTCTAAAAATACAGAAACTATTACGGTCAACACAAATCCAACTATCACAGCTTCAGGTAATAGTCCGGTTTGTGAGGGTTCTAATATTTCATTAACTTCTGCTGCCAGTGGTGGTTCAGGATCTTATTCTTCCTATAGTTGGACGGGTCCTAATAGCTATACTGCCAGTAGTCAGAACGCCATCATCACTGGTGCTACTTCGCTTCAGGCAGGTGATTATTTTGTTACAGTAACTGACGATAACGGATGTTCCAGTGATGCTACAGATTTTACTACGGTTGTAGTCAATGAACGACCTACAGTTTTGGTAAGCTACAATGCACCGGTTTGTAACGGTACAAATCTTGTTTTGACAGCTAGTCCTTCAGGTGGCAGTGGAACTTATACGAGTTATATATGGACAAAAAATAGTGTTGAGATAGTCGGAGAAACTGGAGCAACGCTCACGATCAGTAGTACAACAGCTTCCGATGCGGGCACTTATGGAGTTAAAGTGGAGGATGCTGCTGGTTGTATTAGTGACGAACAGACTGTTACAGTGACGATTCATTCCTTACCTGTGCCAACAGCTGGCAATGATGGTCCAGTTTGTGAAGGAGGAACTATTCAGCTTACAGGAGGTCCCAATGGTATTTCTTATGCCTGGACAGGTCCCAACAGTTTTAGCAGTACAGTTCAAAATCCGGTTGTAAATAATATTACCCTGGCCGATGCTGGTACTTATACTTTAACGGTGACTGACGGTAATAGTTGTGAAGCGAGTGTCACAACAGATGTAGTTGTAAATGCCAACCCAACTATCACAGCTTCAAGTAATAGTCCTGTTTGTGAGGGATCTAATATTTCATTAACTTCTGCTGCAAGTGGTGGCTCTGGATCTTATTCTTCTTACAATTGGTCGGGACCCAATAGTTATACCGCCAGTAGTCAGAATGCCATCATTACTGGTGCCACCTCGCTTCAGGCAGGTGATTATTTTGTTACAGTAACTGACGATAACGGATGTTCCAGTGATGCTACAGATTTTACTACGGTTGTAGTCAATGAACGACCTACAGTTTTGGTAAGCTACAATGCGCCGGTTTGTAACGGTACAAATCTTGTTTTGACAGCGAGTGCTTCTGGTGGCAGTGGATCTTATGCGAGTTATATATGGACAAAAAATAGTGTTGAGATAGTCGGAGAAACTGGAGCAACGCTCACGATCAGTAGTACAACGGCTTCCGATGCCGCTACTTACGGAGTTAAAGTGGAGGATGCTGCTGGTTGTATTAGTGACGAACAGACTGTTACAGTGACGATTCATTCTTTACCTGTGCCAACAGCGGGTAATGATGGTCCTGTTTGTGAAGGAGAGACGATCAATCTTACAGGAGGGCCTAATGGTATTTCTTATGCCTGGACAGGTCCCAACAGTTTTAGCAGTACAGTTCAAAATCCGGTTGTAAATAATATTACCCTGGCCGATGCTGGTACTTATACTTTAACAGTGACTGACGGTAATAGTTGTGAGGCGAGTGTCACAACAGATGTAGTTGTAAATACCAACCCAACCATCACAGCCTCAAGTAATAGTCCTGTTTGTGAGGGATCTAATATTTCATTAACTTCTGCTGCAAGTGGTGGTTCAGGATCTTATTCTTCCTATAGTTGGACGGGTCCCAATAGTTACACCGCTAGTAGTCAGAATGCCATCATCACAGGTGCTACCTCGCTTCAGGCAGGTGATTATTTTGTTACAGTAACTGATGATAATGGATGTTCTAGTGATGCAACTACCTTTACTTCTGTCATAGTAAATGAACGACCTACTGTTTCGGTAAGCTACAATGCACCGGTTTGTAACGGTACAAATCTTGTTTTGACAGCGAGTGCTTCTGGTGGCAGTGGATCTTATGCAAGTTATATATGGACAAAAAATAATGTTGAGATAGTCGGCGAAACAGGAGCAACGCTCACCATCAGTAGTACAACGGCTTCTGATGCCGCTACTTACGGAGTTAAAGTGGAGGATGCTGCTGGTTGTATTAGTGACGAACAGACTGTTATAGTGACGATTCATTCTTTACCTGTGCCAACAGCCGGTAATGATGGTCCTGTTTGTGAAGGAGGGACGATCAATCTTACAGGAGGGCCTAATGGTATTTCTTATGCTTGGTCAGGCCCTAATAGTTTCAGTAGTACGGATCAAAATCCGATTGTAAATAATATTACCCTGGCCGATGCTGGTACTTATACTTTAACGGTGACTGACGGTAATAGTTGTGAGGCGAGTGTCACAACTGATGTAGTTGTAAATGCTAATCCAACCATCACAGTCTCAAGTAATAGCCCTGTTTGTGAGGGATCTAATATTTCATTAACTTCTGCAGCAAGTGGTGGTTCAGGATCTTATTCTTCGTATAGTTGGACGGGTCCCAATAGTTATACCGCTAGTAGTCAGAATGCCATCATCACTGGTGCTACCTCGCTTCAGGCAGGTGATTATTTTGTTACAGTAACTGACGATAATGGATGTTCTAGTGATGCAACTGTTTTTACTACGGTGTCTGTTAATGAAAGACCTACGGTTAGTTTAGCTTATAATAGTCCGGTTTGTTTGAATACAACATTGGAACTCACGGCTACAGCCTCAGGAGGGACTGGTAATTATGTAAATTACATATGGACCAAAGATGGAAGCCCCATCGTAGGAGAAAACGCCTCTGTTTTAACTATTGACCCAGCAGCAATTAGTGATGCGGGTTCTTACGGGGTTATAGTGGAAGATGATGCAGGTTGTAGTAGTGATGAGCAGAGCGTTGCAGTTACTATTCATTCCTTACCTGTGCCAACAGCCGGTAATGATGGACCTGTCTGTGAAGGAGGAACAATTCAGCTTTCGGGAGGTCCCAATGGAATCTCTTATGCTTGGACAGGCCCAAACAGTTTCAGTAGTGCCGATCAAAATCCGGTTATCAATAATATTACCCTGGCTGATGCTGGTACTTATACTTTAACAGTCACTGACGGTAATAGTTGTGAGGCAAGTGTTACGACGGATGTAGATGTAAATGCTAATCCAACCATCATAGCCTCAAGTAATACCCCTGTTTGTGAGGGATCTAATATTTCATTAACTTCTGCTGCAAGTGGCGGTTCAGGATCTTATTCTTCTTACAGTTGGACGGGTCCTAATAGTTACACCGCTGGTAGTCAGAATGCCATCATCACTGGTGCTACTTCGCTTCAGGCAGGTGATTATTTTGTAACAGTAACTGACGATAATGGTTGTTCCAGTGATGCAACAGCTTTTACTACGGTTGCAGTCAATGAACGACCTACGGTTAGTTTAGCTTATAATAGTCCGGTTTGTTTGAATACAACATTAGTATTGACTGCTACAGCGTCAGGAGGGACTAATAATTATGTAAATTATATATGGACTAAGGATGGAAGTGTTATAGTCGGAGAAAATTCATCTACTTTAACAATTGACCCTGCTGCGGTTAGTGATGCAGGATCTTATGGTGTTACGGTGGAAGATGATGCCGGATGTAGTAGTGACGAAACTACCCTAGCTGTTTCCATTAGTGCTTTGCCTGTTGTAACAGCAAGTAATGATGGACCCGTTTGTGTAGGAGAGGATGTGACTTTGTCTGCTAGTGTCAGTGGTACAGTATCTTATAACTGGTCTGGACCTAACAGTTTTAGTAATGTTTCTAAAGATCCTGTTATTAATTCGGTTACTTTATCCGATGCTGGAACTTTTACAGTTGAAGTAACGGATGGTAATGGGTGTGTTGGTTCTGCTTCCACAGATGTAATTGTGAATGATCTTTCATCTGCTATTAGTGTAAGTGCTCCATCACCTGGCTTGACCACTATTTGTGCTCGTGATACAGTGAGTTTTAATGCTTCTGGTTCAGATGGTTCAGGATCATATACGTACGATTTTCATTTGGTTAGAGGAGCTAGTGACTCTTCAGAACAAAATAATTCCACCAATGTATTTACTACCTCTAGTTTACAGGATGGTGATAAGGTTTATGTGGTTGTAAATGATGTGATTAATGGCTGTACTCACACCTCTGGTGCCATCGAGATGACAGTAATTAGTAATCCTATACCGACTTTGAGTATTACAAGCTCAGGCGGCTCTACAATATGTTCAGGAGAAACTGTTGACTTTTTAGCCACACCAGGTACATTTAGTAGATATGTTTTTATGCGTAATGGAACAGATACTTTGCAAGATGGGACATCTAATCTGTTGTCAATTAATACTTTAAATGATGGGGATGAAATTACAGTTGTTGCTTATGCAGGATCTTGTTTTGGTACTTCTACTGCTACTAAGATACAAGTGAATCCATTACCTACGTCTGACTTAGTTGCCGATAAAACGACTGTTTGTCAAAATGAGGTAGTCACTTTTACTGCTACAGCTGGAGGTACCGGACCTTTCCAATATCAATTTTATATTGATGGTGTGGCTCAGGGTGTTCAAGGTACCAATACATTTACGCATTCTGCAAGCTCTGATTTTTCAGTGGAAGCTGAAGTTTTCGATGGAAATAACTGTAGTGTGCTCAGTGCTCCAGTGGATATTAATATTAGTATTCCTGTTGCTGGTCTGATTGCTGATAAAACAAGTATCTGTGCAGGTGAAGAGGTGACTTTCACGGCTACAGGAGGTGTTTCGTATGAGTTTTTTGTGGATGGTGTATCTGTTCAAGGGCCTGATGTGAATGATGTTTATATATTATCTACCATACTTGATAATGATAATGATAATGTAACCGTTACTGTTACCAATGCGACAGGTTGTACTGCTTCTCATGCGGGTATTAAGTTGACTGTTAATCCGATACCAACAGTTTCTATTAGCAGTTCTGATGCTGACAATACTATTTGTGCTGGAGATGAAGTGATTTTTACTGCCAGTGGTGGAGATGTATTTGAATGGTTTGTAGATGGAGTTTCGGTACAGGGGCCAGATGCTAATAATCAATATGTTACAACATCTTTGAATGATGGCGAAAAAGTTTCGGCACTTGTAAGTTATAGCTCTAGTTCTTGTGGAAGTCTCACTTCCGAAATTATTACTACTGTTCATCCTTTACCGGTACCTATTTTGAATGTAAGTCCATCTAGCACAGTGATTAGTGGAACGATGCTTACATTTACAGCGTCAGGTGGTGACGAGTATACATTTTTTGTAAATGGTACCGTAGTGCAAGCAAGAAGTACTAACAATGTCTATCAGACTGATCTTCTGGTTGATGGTGATGTAGTAAGCATAGATGCTTATAATAGTTTTGATTGTTATACCTCTCTAAATACAACAGTGACTGTCTTAGATGGTATTGAGAAGAAAGATGTTAAGGTAATTGATGATCGTATCGACTATTGTGCTGGGGATGGTGGTTCTAGTGTTTATGTTGATGATCCGCAAGATGGTATTACCTATGAGTTAGTTAGAACATCAGATGATGGCCTGGAGGGTTCTGCTATTACGTATAGCTCTATCAGCCCGGTAGCTGTTCAATGGGATGATGTACTTGGTACAGATGAGTATAGGGTAGAGGCTTATTATGCATCTGTTCCTGCCGAAAGAGAGGCGATGAACAATAGAGTGACCATCACAAGTCATCCTTTGCCTACTGCTTTTTCATTATCATCACCTAGTGCTAGTCCTGCTACAGGATGTAACGGTGGTGCAGGACACGATATTGATCTGTCAGGTTCGCAATTAGATTTTATATATAGATTATTGGTGAACGGCATAGAAGAGGACCAAATGATTGGAACAGGTGCTGCCATTTCTTTTAAAGGGAACAATGTAGTTGGCTTATATACCATTGAGGCAGAAGATAATGTTTCAGGATGTACGCGATTGATGAATGGAGCTTTTGAAATTAAAAGCGATGGCTCAGATGTGACTTTTAATTTGGAAGTAGTGGATCCAGCTGATTCAAGTGACCCCACTGATGGCCGTTACTGTATGGGAGGTTCAGGTGTGGAATTACAACTGGATGGATCTTTAGATAATTCTGTTAGTTATATATTATTTTTAGATGGGGTTGATACTGGTATTTCGGTTCCAGGAGCAGATGGGGCCGCCATTTCTTTTGGTACAGTAACTGCCGAAGGTACATATACAGTAAGAGTAGCTTCTTCTTCCGGTTGTCAGTTTCCTATGGATGGTCAGGCTAATGTATCTATTGTAGACCT comes from the Saccharicrinis fermentans DSM 9555 = JCM 21142 genome and includes:
- a CDS encoding gliding motility-associated C-terminal domain-containing protein, producing MRKINLTLFIYLVLNLLGVSSVSFGQTTEELQAYSKAQGDFYQDAFEKGFPSLKGAGGSNPSIADSYCSETGQVDITPDNLPANAAIVTWQIRTVVGGAEYHPDWGDVVGSGSSTVLQFHTDRVESKYFGKRIYFDYYIYDSGYTPLVVGSDYTFVYQTPTLFDLTTVDSSICPGESVVLKLEDSESGIDYQLKDSDDNDIGFLINGSASEIEFTVSPSVSTSYYVAAVNSLNNSCYKKMNGDILVTVNDNPVITSSSSDPEICLGNSSTLSATTDMDPDVDYIWDDGAGNTHSGSTWTVTPISTTTYTVTATNRNTGCSSKNTETITVNTNPTITASGNSPVCEGSNISLTSAASGGSGSYSSYSWTGPNSYTASSQNAIITGATSLQAGDYFVTVTDDNGCSSDATDFTTVVVNERPTVLVSYNAPVCNGTNLVLTASPSGGSGTYTSYIWTKNSVEIVGETGATLTISSTTASDAGTYGVKVEDAAGCISDEQTVTVTIHSLPVPTAGNDGPVCEGGTIQLTGGPNGISYAWTGPNSFSSTVQNPVVNNITLADAGTYTLTVTDGNSCEASVTTDVVVNANPTITASSNSPVCEGSNISLTSAASGGSGSYSSYNWSGPNSYTASSQNAIITGATSLQAGDYFVTVTDDNGCSSDATDFTTVVVNERPTVLVSYNAPVCNGTNLVLTASASGGSGSYASYIWTKNSVEIVGETGATLTISSTTASDAATYGVKVEDAAGCISDEQTVTVTIHSLPVPTAGNDGPVCEGETINLTGGPNGISYAWTGPNSFSSTVQNPVVNNITLADAGTYTLTVTDGNSCEASVTTDVVVNTNPTITASSNSPVCEGSNISLTSAASGGSGSYSSYSWTGPNSYTASSQNAIITGATSLQAGDYFVTVTDDNGCSSDATTFTSVIVNERPTVSVSYNAPVCNGTNLVLTASASGGSGSYASYIWTKNNVEIVGETGATLTISSTTASDAATYGVKVEDAAGCISDEQTVIVTIHSLPVPTAGNDGPVCEGGTINLTGGPNGISYAWSGPNSFSSTDQNPIVNNITLADAGTYTLTVTDGNSCEASVTTDVVVNANPTITVSSNSPVCEGSNISLTSAASGGSGSYSSYSWTGPNSYTASSQNAIITGATSLQAGDYFVTVTDDNGCSSDATVFTTVSVNERPTVSLAYNSPVCLNTTLELTATASGGTGNYVNYIWTKDGSPIVGENASVLTIDPAAISDAGSYGVIVEDDAGCSSDEQSVAVTIHSLPVPTAGNDGPVCEGGTIQLSGGPNGISYAWTGPNSFSSADQNPVINNITLADAGTYTLTVTDGNSCEASVTTDVDVNANPTIIASSNTPVCEGSNISLTSAASGGSGSYSSYSWTGPNSYTAGSQNAIITGATSLQAGDYFVTVTDDNGCSSDATAFTTVAVNERPTVSLAYNSPVCLNTTLVLTATASGGTNNYVNYIWTKDGSVIVGENSSTLTIDPAAVSDAGSYGVTVEDDAGCSSDETTLAVSISALPVVTASNDGPVCVGEDVTLSASVSGTVSYNWSGPNSFSNVSKDPVINSVTLSDAGTFTVEVTDGNGCVGSASTDVIVNDLSSAISVSAPSPGLTTICARDTVSFNASGSDGSGSYTYDFHLVRGASDSSEQNNSTNVFTTSSLQDGDKVYVVVNDVINGCTHTSGAIEMTVISNPIPTLSITSSGGSTICSGETVDFLATPGTFSRYVFMRNGTDTLQDGTSNLLSINTLNDGDEITVVAYAGSCFGTSTATKIQVNPLPTSDLVADKTTVCQNEVVTFTATAGGTGPFQYQFYIDGVAQGVQGTNTFTHSASSDFSVEAEVFDGNNCSVLSAPVDINISIPVAGLIADKTSICAGEEVTFTATGGVSYEFFVDGVSVQGPDVNDVYILSTILDNDNDNVTVTVTNATGCTASHAGIKLTVNPIPTVSISSSDADNTICAGDEVIFTASGGDVFEWFVDGVSVQGPDANNQYVTTSLNDGEKVSALVSYSSSSCGSLTSEIITTVHPLPVPILNVSPSSTVISGTMLTFTASGGDEYTFFVNGTVVQARSTNNVYQTDLLVDGDVVSIDAYNSFDCYTSLNTTVTVLDGIEKKDVKVIDDRIDYCAGDGGSSVYVDDPQDGITYELVRTSDDGLEGSAITYSSISPVAVQWDDVLGTDEYRVEAYYASVPAEREAMNNRVTITSHPLPTAFSLSSPSASPATGCNGGAGHDIDLSGSQLDFIYRLLVNGIEEDQMIGTGAAISFKGNNVVGLYTIEAEDNVSGCTRLMNGAFEIKSDGSDVTFNLEVVDPADSSDPTDGRYCMGGSGVELQLDGSLDNSVSYILFLDGVDTGISVPGADGAAISFGTVTAEGTYTVRVASSSGCQFPMDGQANVSIVDLPQSFSIITDNALDPTSGHYCAGESGVYISVDGQEDGIAYTLLHDGLEVETLTGASTPALPLTFSGPLSTEGTYTVEARVPQVGCSISMDNPIEVVIDALPSVFDAYNDNDTYCAGESTSIYILDSEADVEYWWEDNLGNTGVAQKGNNSKLEFTITASGEYNIMARRTDGITGCSSVMKNGPFVITENPLPVDVALKLADAGTGCDHGDSLYVEGPEVGVEYILVKKVGTDYYPAIDISSVVSTDGTDVGFDRIVDTGAIYSIQAIKNGCSIYASSEVAVNVPGAIAKQKVTGSGEICNGDPGVAFGLEDTELGVNYELWKAGDATALETIAGTGSTISFTEVIDEGEYYVMAVNGLCDMEMANRVQLNVNPLPLAYSMFGSGITCDLSGGGALLGLVGSEEDFTYRLQFDNGGGVLSVETIIPGRSDSDSLKYVVNTEGTYSFIAISDKGCTSNMNGSITVVEESEPLEQTIVPLATNKYCSGSGGIELQLENNELDVIYQVRDESNNVVSQVHGTNTDTSVPQVLPFPDLLKAGSYTIWKLREGDACVAQTNNNEVIVLEEELEPSNYNVLADVYTVCENTEVTISLDGFDPGVSYRLESDSEGAILDTITDADRGSIYWKVNQTGIEIYEVIAMSESGGCDNPMGSVMIEFKDAPDDPSYVLSGDSFCEGEDGVTVGIKNTESDVEYFIMRSDDSSLGLYIKGDGSDIDFVNKITEGEYYIIARNGDTGCEALSTDMFTITINENPEVFDLELEDGLDCTTLCYGLVDTDELILSSSVNTDVYSLLLDETVITPDAVDIAGTGNMLNFGTRSDEGSYSVVATSAEGCSVKMNGTVILEQSPLEAVDDYLNLNGTNTGVVLVPGLDYSVNDKWNPIIDTLATDITDTDGNVIGTISGNLRFSFTSNGSNEISLNTGTASIDNNTGILIYTKKPDFFGMDSVQYTIENINFPESRPRVDSAWVYIFVGNKDINEDKSFLIPNAFSPNGDGINDYFRISGIEEVGVFSATKSSLEVFNRWGTLVYRSKSDIYGEDGEWWDGKSTTSNMVSIGSDLPNGTYFYVYTVKVNMPDEDDPQTKEYSGYIELRR